A window of the Podospora bellae-mahoneyi strain CBS 112042 chromosome 6, whole genome shotgun sequence genome harbors these coding sequences:
- a CDS encoding hypothetical protein (COG:S; EggNog:ENOG503NU9F): MLSILRPIPRQVARTSLRPFRSSSSIYSYPAISRSLATMASTKKTTKRYPLNVPGLSIPAIGLGTWQSSPGEVGKAVEAALRNGYRHIDTAFGYRNEKEVGQGIKASGVPREEIWLTTKLDNPWHKRVREGLEKSLENLGVEYVDLFLVHWPASIDPERQGENEGKGEVYQDWDFVDTWREMQKLVETGKVKAIGVSNFGIKNLERLLDDPSCKIVPAVNQIELHPGNPSPKLVAYNTAKGIHSSGYSPLGSSDSPLYTNDTIKAIAEAKGKTPQQVLLAWGVQKGWSVLPKSVTESRIKANFELDDWELTEEEVKKIDAIPDRFKVCGDDWLPIKVFFGDDE; the protein is encoded by the exons ATGCTCTCTATTCTGAGACCAATTCCCAGACAAGTAGCCAGGACAAGTCTCCGCCCTTTTCGATCTTCGTCTTCCATTTACTCATACCCGGCCATCTCGCGTTCGCTGGCAACAATGGCTTCGACTAAGAAAACAAC CAAACGGTACCCCCTCAACGTCCCAGGTCTCTCCATCCCAGCCATCGGCCTCGGAACCTGGCAGTCCTCCCCCGGCGAGGTCGGAAAGGCGGTTGAGGCGGCTCTTCGGAATGGATACCGCCACATTGACACGGCCTTTGGGTATCGCAACGAGAAGGAAGTCGGGCAGGGGATCAAGGCGTCTGGCGTCCCCCGTGAAGAGATCTGGCTGACGACCAAGCTGGACAACCCCTGGCAcaagagggtgagggagggtttggagaaGAGCCTGGAGAACTTGGGGGTGGAGTATGTCGATTTATTCTTGGTGCACTGGCCGGCGAGTATTGATCCGGAGAGGCAGGGGGAGAATGAGGGCAAGGGGGAGGTGTATCAGGATTGGGATTTTGTCGATACCTGGAGGGAGATGCAGAAGCTGGTGGAGACGGGGAAGGTGAAGGCTATCGGGGTTAGTAATTTTGGGATTAAGAACCTGGAGAGGCTTCTTGATGATCCTTCCTGCAAG ATTGTCCCGGCCGTCAACCAAATCGAACTTCACCCTGGCAACCCCTCCCCTAAGCTGGTCGCCTACAACACGGCCAAGGGGATTCACTCGTCGGGGTACTCCCCTCTCGGAAGCAGTGACTCGCCGTTGTACACCAACGACACGATCAAGGCTATTGCTGAAGCTAAAGGCAAGACGCCGCAGCAGGTGCTGCTCGCGTGGGGGGTTCAAAAGGGGTGGAGTGTCCTGCCCAAGAGCGTTACTGAGTCGAGGATCAAGGCCAACTTTGAGCTGGATGATTGGGAGTtgactgaggaggaggtcaagaagatTGATGCTATTCCCGACCGGTTCAAGGTGTGTGGGGATGATTGGTTGCCGATCAAGGTTTtctttggggatgatgagtaG